One segment of Haemorhous mexicanus isolate bHaeMex1 chromosome 33, bHaeMex1.pri, whole genome shotgun sequence DNA contains the following:
- the LOC132340812 gene encoding 25-hydroxyvitamin D-1 alpha hydroxylase, mitochondrial yields MPGPSSAAFIFELLCRGGVRRLHEMQVHGLSRFGPVWRARFGPVLTVHVAEPSLVAQVLRQEGPEPRRALSCPWKQHRELRGAPGGLLTLEGEAWRGSRRLLARALLRPGAAEAFAAPVAAAVAELVARLRRLRRRHPRGLVRDIGTEFNRFGLEAISWVLFSSRLGCLGDPGGSRDRGDTEAVLQSVGAVLALTLVTMALPRPLLRLVPAPWDAFCHAWDQLFAFAKGHVDRRVAEVAARGPLAEGDTCVTDLLAREHVPVSSIYGNVTELLLAGVDTVASTLAWSLYELARNPGAQAALHRQLVAATATNGITSGDSATTDCATAAATAAALGRLPLLRAVVKETLRLYPVIPANARVVPECDIHVGDYLVPRQTLITLCHYATSRDSRFFPAPDAFRPERWLRHGDTTGDTAGDTAGDTPGDTPGDPPGPRHPFASLPFGLGPRSCVGRRLAELQLHMALAQILLRFEVRPEPGGGRVRPMTRTLLAPGAPISLRFLER; encoded by the exons ATGCCGGGGCCGAGCTCCGCCGCCTTCATCTTCGAGCTGCTGTGCCGGGGCGGGGTGCGGAGGCTGCACGAGATGCAG gtgCACGGCCTGTCCCGGTTCGGCCCGGTGTGGCGGGCCCGGTTCGGCCCGGTGCTCACGGTGCACGTGGCCGAGCCCTCTCTCGTGGCCCAGGTGCTGCGGCAGGAGGGCCCCGAGCCCCGGCGCGccctcagctgcccctggaAGCAGCACCGGGAGCtgcggggggcaccgggggggcTCCTGACCCT ggagggcGAGGCGTGGCGGGGGTCCCGGCGGCTGCTGGCGCGGGCTCTGCTCCGCCCGGGGGCTGCCGAGGCCTTCGCGGCCCcggtggcggcggcggtggCCGAGCTGGTGGCGCGGCtgcggcggctgcggcggcgCCACCCCCGGGGCCTCGTCCGCGACATCGGCACCGAGTTCAACCGCTTCGGCCTCGAGG CCATCTCCTGGGTGCTGTTCTCCTCCCGCCTGGGCTGTCTGGGGGaccctgggggcagcagggacagaggggacaccgAGGCCGTGCTACAGAGCGTGGGGGCGGTGCTGGCGCTGACGCTGGTGACAATGGCACTGCCACGTCCCCTCCTGCGCCTCGTCCCCGCGCCCTGGGACGCCTTCTGCCACGCCTGGGACCAGCTCTTTGCCTTCG CCAAGGGACACGTGGACCGGCGCGTGGCTGAGGTGGCAGCGCGGGGGCCGCTGGCTGAGGGGGACACGTGTGTCACCGACCTGCTGGCCCGGGAGCATGTCCCTGTCAGCAGCATCTACGGGAACGTCACCGAGCTGCTGCTGGCCGGGGTGGACACG gtggccAGCACGCTGGCCTGGAGCCTGTACGAGCTGGCACGGAACCCGGGGGCGCAGGCGGCCCTGCACCGCCAGCTGGtggctgccactgccaccaacGGCATCACCAGCGGTGACAGTGCCACCACTGactgtgccactgctgctgccaccgccgccGCGCTGGGACGGCTGCCACTGCTACGTGCGGTGGTGAAGGAGACCCTcag GCTGTACCCCGTCATCCCAGCCAACGCCCGCGTCGTCCCTGAGTGCGACATCCACGTCGGCGACTACCTGGTGCCACGCCAG acCCTCATCACCCTGTGCCATTACGCCACGTCCCGTGACAGCCGCTTCTTCCCCGCGCCCGACGCCTTCCGCCCGGAGCGCTGGCTGCGCCACGGGGACACCACTGGGGACACCGCTGGGGACACcgctggggacacccccggggacacccccggggacccccctGGCCCCAGGCACCCCTTTGCCTCTCTGCCCTTTGGCCTCGGCCCGCGCAGCTGCGTCGGGCGCCGCTTGGccgagctgcagctgcacatgGCGCTGGCACAG atCCTGCTGCGCTTCGAGGTGCGGCCGGAGCCCGGGGGGGGCCGCGTGCGCCCCATGACCCGAACCCTGCTGGCCCCTGGAGCCCCCATCAGCCTGCGCTTCCTCGAGAGGTGA
- the METTL1 gene encoding tRNA (guanine-N(7)-)-methyltransferase isoform X2, which produces MAAAAEEEEAAVPPQKRYYRQRAHSNPLADHTLCYPSRPQDMDWASLFPSFFPPEAPPGTPPARVEFADVGCGYGGLLVALAERFPRTLALGLELRGKVAAFTRARIRALRAAQPGRFGNVACVRGNAMKHLPHFFLRGQRTKHKWRIISPAMLAEYGYVLRPGGLVYTVTDVPELHQWMLQHFGEHPLFEPLPPAQLAADPLLPLLPAVTEEGQRARRAGRPPCSAVFRRRPDPPAAAP; this is translated from the exons ATGGCGGCGGcagcggaggaggaggaggccgCGGTGCCGCCGCAGAAACGCTACTACCGGCAGCGCGCGCACTCGAACCCGCTGGCCGACCACACCCTGTGCTA CCCGTCCCGCCCTCAGGACATGGACTGGGCTTCGCTGTTCCCGAGTTTTTTCCCGCCCGAAGCCCCGCCCGGGACCCCTCCGGCCCGCGTGGAGTTCGCAGATGTGGGGTGCGGCTACGGGGGGCTGCTGG TGGCGCTGGCCGAGCGTTTCCCGCGCACGCTGGCGCTGGGTTTGGAGCTGCGGGGGAAGGTGGCCGCGTTCACCCGCGCCAGGATCCGGGCGCTGCGGgcggcccagcccggccgcTTCGGCAACGTGGCCTGCGTCAGGGGCAACGCCATGAAACACCTGCCCCACTTCTTCCTGCGGGGCCAG CGCACCAAGCACAAGTGGAGAATCATCAGCCCGGCCATGCTGGCCGAGTACGGCTACGTGCTGCGCCCTGGG GGCCTGGTGTACACGGTGACGGACGTGCCTGAGCTGCACCAGTGGATGCTGCAGCATTTTGGGGAGCACCCCCTGTTCGAgcccctgccccctgcccaaCTG gccgCGGacccgctgctgccgctgctgccggCGGTGACCGAGGAGGGGCagcgggcgcggcgggcggggcgccCCCCCTGCTCCGCCGTGTTCCGCCGCCGCCCCGACCCCCCCGCGGCGGCACCGTGA
- the METTL1 gene encoding tRNA (guanine-N(7)-)-methyltransferase isoform X1: MAAAAEEEEAAVPPQKRYYRQRAHSNPLADHTLCYPSRPQDMDWASLFPSFFPPEAPPGTPPARVEFADVGCGYGGLLVALAERFPRTLALGLELRGKVAAFTRARIRALRAAQPGRFGNVACVRGNAMKHLPHFFLRGQLSKLFFLFPDPHFKRTKHKWRIISPAMLAEYGYVLRPGGLVYTVTDVPELHQWMLQHFGEHPLFEPLPPAQLAADPLLPLLPAVTEEGQRARRAGRPPCSAVFRRRPDPPAAAP, translated from the exons ATGGCGGCGGcagcggaggaggaggaggccgCGGTGCCGCCGCAGAAACGCTACTACCGGCAGCGCGCGCACTCGAACCCGCTGGCCGACCACACCCTGTGCTA CCCGTCCCGCCCTCAGGACATGGACTGGGCTTCGCTGTTCCCGAGTTTTTTCCCGCCCGAAGCCCCGCCCGGGACCCCTCCGGCCCGCGTGGAGTTCGCAGATGTGGGGTGCGGCTACGGGGGGCTGCTGG TGGCGCTGGCCGAGCGTTTCCCGCGCACGCTGGCGCTGGGTTTGGAGCTGCGGGGGAAGGTGGCCGCGTTCACCCGCGCCAGGATCCGGGCGCTGCGGgcggcccagcccggccgcTTCGGCAACGTGGCCTGCGTCAGGGGCAACGCCATGAAACACCTGCCCCACTTCTTCCTGCGGGGCCAG CTCTCCAAGCTGTTTTTCCTGTTCCCTGACCCCCATTTCAAGCGCACCAAGCACAAGTGGAGAATCATCAGCCCGGCCATGCTGGCCGAGTACGGCTACGTGCTGCGCCCTGGG GGCCTGGTGTACACGGTGACGGACGTGCCTGAGCTGCACCAGTGGATGCTGCAGCATTTTGGGGAGCACCCCCTGTTCGAgcccctgccccctgcccaaCTG gccgCGGacccgctgctgccgctgctgccggCGGTGACCGAGGAGGGGCagcgggcgcggcgggcggggcgccCCCCCTGCTCCGCCGTGTTCCGCCGCCGCCCCGACCCCCCCGCGGCGGCACCGTGA